In Spirobacillus cienkowskii, a genomic segment contains:
- a CDS encoding Lon protease family protein, whose amino-acid sequence MKKTKNKNTSTSLTKTILEQRDEQFPIDLKINKSSLLFRRLNADEVYRTCEESLVEIDKHKKSEPNYDIISQVRAVRAINLGLGIQKPGYNIYVAGVQGTGKTSVIQSFLKKTAENCPTPGDWIYVYNFKNPESPHAMELKTGFAKRFKKQMDELMEQLTVELVDAFQSEEYETNVNSTVNASNEKKAKLFNELEKAAKSKNFGVKSTRMGIVTVPIIDGKPLSEKDYSELNDEQKEKIEAERNLLEPEVLDFARKVRSIENDTKNKLEELQSELGDYVVSQALIPFLKEYETEKNILEYLDEVKKHLLENLNDFLPDDDESDSESEEVAAATSYHLKKGDPHLPYRINVFVDNTEIKGAPIIIENNPTFYNLFGKIEKNIEYGVYTTDFKMIKAGSLARANGGYLVLHALDVLRAPQVWDTLKRVVKNQKLFIEDLGEQFSILATSGLRPEPIPLNVKIILIGSDWIYRMLYQHDEDFNKIFKIKADFDAQMDRSQKTIDDYIEFISTRTKVENLLPFDESGIAAIVEFGSRIVDDQDKLTTRFSLIKDITIEADFMAKEYKSKKVSRKHVEKAIDERYSRSAAIEDHIIEMLKRKDIIISTNSRRVGEINGLAVYSLGDLSFGVPTRITCRTYKGKPGILNIEREASLSGKLHNKGVSILTSWINATFARKAPAHIAATICFEQNYNGVDGDSATLAELCLILSTIANIPIDQGIGVTGSVNQFGEVQPIGGVNEKIEGFFKTCQLQGLTGRNGCIIPVQNIKHLMLNRTVREAVEKKQFHIWPVAKAEDAFELLTGFATGKWDEKKGRFDEGSAFDKIYKVLHQKSDEKKTKSPKKKKSSLTSKTKSKPKTRKTKK is encoded by the coding sequence ATGAAAAAAACGAAAAATAAGAATACATCAACATCTCTCACAAAAACAATTCTGGAGCAGAGAGACGAACAATTCCCTATAGACTTAAAAATAAACAAAAGTTCACTGCTATTTCGTAGACTCAACGCAGATGAAGTTTACAGAACATGTGAAGAATCATTAGTTGAAATCGATAAACATAAAAAATCAGAACCAAACTATGACATTATTTCTCAAGTTCGCGCTGTAAGAGCGATTAACCTTGGTTTAGGTATTCAAAAACCTGGTTACAATATTTACGTAGCTGGAGTTCAAGGCACAGGCAAAACAAGTGTTATTCAATCTTTTTTAAAGAAAACTGCAGAAAACTGCCCAACTCCTGGAGACTGGATTTATGTTTATAATTTCAAAAATCCAGAATCTCCGCATGCAATGGAATTAAAAACAGGATTTGCAAAGCGTTTTAAAAAACAAATGGACGAGCTTATGGAACAGCTAACAGTTGAGCTTGTTGATGCGTTTCAGTCAGAAGAATATGAAACAAATGTAAACTCAACTGTTAATGCCAGCAACGAAAAAAAGGCAAAGCTATTTAATGAACTAGAAAAAGCAGCAAAATCTAAAAACTTTGGGGTAAAATCAACGAGAATGGGAATTGTCACTGTTCCTATTATTGACGGAAAGCCTTTAAGTGAAAAAGACTATTCAGAATTAAATGACGAACAAAAAGAAAAAATTGAAGCCGAAAGAAATTTATTAGAACCAGAAGTTTTAGATTTTGCCCGAAAAGTGAGATCAATTGAAAACGACACAAAAAATAAACTGGAAGAATTGCAATCAGAACTTGGTGATTACGTTGTAAGTCAAGCACTCATTCCATTTTTAAAAGAGTACGAAACTGAAAAAAATATACTAGAATATCTTGATGAAGTAAAAAAACATTTGCTCGAAAACTTAAATGATTTTTTACCAGATGATGATGAATCCGACTCAGAAAGTGAAGAAGTTGCTGCTGCAACCTCGTATCACTTAAAAAAAGGAGATCCGCATCTTCCTTATCGCATCAATGTGTTTGTCGACAACACAGAAATTAAAGGCGCGCCAATTATTATAGAAAATAACCCTACATTTTATAATCTTTTTGGAAAAATCGAAAAAAATATCGAGTATGGTGTTTATACAACTGACTTTAAAATGATTAAAGCAGGCTCGCTTGCAAGAGCCAATGGAGGTTATCTTGTGTTGCACGCATTGGATGTATTGCGTGCTCCACAGGTTTGGGACACCCTCAAAAGAGTTGTAAAAAATCAAAAATTATTTATTGAAGATCTTGGTGAGCAATTTAGTATTTTAGCAACAAGTGGATTAAGACCAGAACCAATTCCCCTCAATGTAAAAATAATTTTAATTGGCTCTGATTGGATTTATCGAATGCTTTATCAGCACGATGAAGACTTTAATAAAATTTTTAAAATTAAAGCAGATTTTGATGCACAAATGGATCGTTCACAAAAAACAATTGATGACTACATCGAATTTATTTCAACAAGAACTAAAGTTGAAAACTTACTTCCTTTTGATGAAAGCGGCATTGCAGCAATTGTTGAATTTGGCAGTCGTATTGTTGATGATCAAGATAAATTAACCACACGTTTTAGCTTGATTAAAGATATCACCATTGAAGCTGATTTCATGGCAAAAGAATATAAAAGCAAAAAGGTCTCACGGAAACATGTAGAAAAAGCAATTGATGAGCGCTACTCGCGTTCTGCTGCTATAGAAGATCATATTATTGAAATGCTAAAGCGCAAAGATATTATAATTTCTACAAACTCTCGGCGTGTCGGGGAAATTAATGGACTCGCAGTTTACTCTCTTGGTGACTTATCTTTTGGAGTTCCCACGCGCATTACTTGCCGCACTTATAAAGGCAAACCTGGAATTTTAAACATTGAACGTGAAGCCTCTTTATCAGGTAAGTTACACAATAAAGGAGTGAGCATTTTAACAAGTTGGATCAATGCCACATTTGCGCGAAAAGCACCCGCTCATATTGCAGCAACCATTTGTTTTGAACAAAATTATAATGGAGTGGATGGTGACTCGGCCACACTTGCAGAACTGTGTTTAATTTTATCAACAATTGCAAATATTCCTATTGATCAAGGCATTGGAGTCACTGGCTCTGTCAATCAATTTGGCGAAGTGCAACCCATTGGGGGCGTAAACGAAAAAATTGAAGGCTTTTTTAAAACATGCCAACTTCAAGGTCTGACCGGCAGAAATGGCTGCATCATTCCTGTCCAAAACATTAAACATTTAATGTTAAATCGCACGGTTCGCGAAGCAGTTGAAAAAAAGCAGTTTCACATTTGGCCTGTTGCAAAAGCAGAAGATGCTTTTGAACTTTTAACAGGCTTTGCCACTGGAAAATGGGACGAGAAAAAAGGACGTTTTGATGAAGGAAGTGCTTTTGACAAAATTTATAAAGTTTTGCATC
- a CDS encoding RecQ family ATP-dependent DNA helicase: METDFVLKCEEFAKKNFSLTSLRPAQRDVLEHIHEKKFVLATLPTGAGKTLLYTLPALFYTEQPVLVISPLIALMRDQERRMELAQIPCSIFTSEQSEEERKLAWCKLRSGEAKLVFASPERFVLPSFLNAIAKISLSMVVVDEAHCVVTWGHHFRPEYSEIGKCVSFLKPPRILAMTATAGRQARQEIIKKVFPENTQVYEYTSNPLGNHIRVESVRVFSNEEQLEKLIEILKNSLSTKILVYFQSRSLCEESAKKLKKLKIHAVAYHAGLTKQQRKDTEHYIHHAQQRTVICATTAFGMGVDIPGIQLVVVFGFPSNIEELFQMLGRAGRSGEPSTGILLWTGADPIKREYQFKASFPEPALFLEQCAEFISFMPQYYGESCFVNKKNLLNCIRSKNDVNKIRKLENIMAGLRICNILEDIRPGENYFCVKLSKDKSFIDILAGLPEGITMRRKVLEGVLSIIDKNAQLLKGAQHALSLKRLQDACELSLENCKRVFSHYQEEKYFSFVHIDQEEAKNGMILKNGFLNLQKEIPKYISARNHFYASLHELGKLSTSTTCRLSSSFEFFASRVVQGATKNIWRCMQCDICIRKRSE, from the coding sequence ATGGAAACTGATTTTGTTTTAAAGTGTGAAGAATTTGCTAAAAAAAATTTCTCTTTGACTAGCTTAAGACCAGCGCAACGGGATGTACTTGAACATATTCATGAAAAAAAGTTTGTTTTAGCAACACTTCCAACTGGAGCGGGCAAAACACTTTTATACACTTTACCCGCACTTTTTTATACAGAACAGCCAGTCCTTGTGATCAGCCCACTGATTGCGTTGATGCGAGATCAAGAACGACGCATGGAACTCGCGCAAATTCCATGCTCTATTTTTACATCCGAACAATCTGAGGAAGAGCGCAAGCTAGCATGGTGCAAACTGCGTTCGGGAGAGGCGAAGCTGGTTTTTGCTTCTCCCGAACGCTTTGTTTTGCCATCGTTTCTCAATGCAATTGCAAAAATCAGTTTAAGCATGGTTGTTGTTGATGAAGCCCATTGTGTGGTGACCTGGGGGCACCACTTTAGACCCGAATATTCTGAAATTGGCAAATGCGTCTCTTTCCTCAAGCCACCAAGAATTCTTGCCATGACCGCAACAGCAGGCAGACAAGCCCGCCAAGAAATTATTAAAAAAGTATTTCCAGAAAACACCCAAGTGTATGAGTACACTTCAAACCCTTTGGGAAACCATATTCGAGTTGAAAGTGTCCGTGTTTTTTCAAACGAAGAGCAATTGGAAAAATTAATCGAGATCTTAAAAAATTCTTTATCAACAAAAATTTTAGTTTATTTTCAGTCGCGAAGTTTATGCGAAGAATCTGCAAAAAAATTAAAAAAATTAAAAATTCATGCTGTTGCCTACCATGCAGGACTCACAAAACAACAACGCAAAGACACAGAACATTATATTCATCATGCTCAACAAAGAACTGTGATTTGCGCTACAACAGCGTTTGGCATGGGGGTAGACATCCCAGGAATTCAGCTCGTGGTTGTATTTGGCTTTCCAAGTAATATTGAAGAACTGTTTCAAATGCTCGGCAGAGCGGGTCGCTCCGGAGAACCCTCAACCGGAATTTTACTTTGGACAGGAGCCGATCCCATCAAACGCGAATATCAATTTAAGGCTAGTTTTCCTGAACCTGCATTGTTTCTTGAACAATGCGCTGAATTTATTTCGTTCATGCCTCAATATTATGGCGAAAGTTGTTTTGTTAATAAAAAAAACTTGCTAAATTGTATAAGATCAAAAAATGACGTTAACAAAATACGCAAACTAGAAAATATTATGGCAGGATTACGAATCTGTAATATATTAGAAGATATTCGTCCAGGAGAAAATTACTTTTGTGTTAAGTTAAGTAAAGATAAAAGTTTTATCGATATCTTAGCAGGTTTACCTGAAGGCATAACAATGCGACGAAAAGTATTGGAGGGTGTTCTCAGTATCATTGACAAAAATGCGCAATTATTAAAAGGTGCACAACATGCTCTTTCTCTAAAAAGATTACAAGATGCATGTGAGCTTTCTCTCGAAAATTGTAAGCGTGTTTTTTCACATTACCAAGAAGAAAAATATTTTTCTTTTGTTCATATAGATCAGGAAGAAGCAAAAAATGGTATGATTTTAAAAAATGGTTTTCTCAATTTACAAAAAGAAATTCCCAAATATATTTCTGCTCGCAACCATTTTTACGCAAGCTTGCATGAGCTTGGTAAATTGTCTACATCAACAACTTGTAGATTATCATCAAGTTTCGAGTTTTTTGCTTCACGTGTTGTTCAAGGCGCAACTAAAAATATATGGCGATGTATGCAGTGCGATATTTGTATTAGAAAGAGGTCGGAATGA
- a CDS encoding DUF3299 domain-containing protein, producing MKLFVFVILGIGLGGIVVYFAIRNSNYNDNSNNYSNSKIIEIQWDELQKWDLKTATLIPKDLTKLDGKNIKIPGFMIPLEDNQDVVDEFLFVPSPMACIHVPAPPLNQIIHVKMATGNKIKVSFGPLWLMGKFAIQKKVMPLNQGEFHVLGSRVVDYP from the coding sequence ATGAAATTATTTGTATTTGTGATTTTGGGTATTGGCTTAGGAGGTATTGTTGTTTATTTTGCGATTAGAAACTCTAATTATAATGATAACTCCAATAATTATTCAAATAGCAAAATAATAGAAATTCAATGGGATGAGCTGCAAAAATGGGATCTGAAAACAGCCACTCTTATTCCAAAAGATCTTACAAAGTTAGATGGAAAAAATATCAAAATTCCTGGTTTTATGATTCCGTTAGAAGACAACCAAGATGTGGTTGATGAGTTTTTATTTGTGCCTTCTCCTATGGCATGTATTCATGTTCCTGCACCACCCTTAAATCAAATTATTCATGTCAAAATGGCCACGGGAAATAAAATTAAAGTTTCTTTTGGTCCGTTGTGGTTAATGGGTAAGTTTGCAATTCAAAAAAAAGTAATGCCTTTAAATCAGGGTGAGTTTCATGTGCTGGGGTCACGGGTGGTTGATTACCCTTAA
- a CDS encoding cache domain-containing protein: MFQSKGIKYKILFSSFLSIFIFSIFLIWVANIYWNVLLDNKKKKLQNIVEIGTTLVSSYMAQEKSGTITRDEAQKRVKENFNAIRYAGNEYLFVTNSSAYQVLNPVKPELSGKNMSEFKDPTGLKLYVEIANVAKKSGSGFVEYMFPKAGSSTPIKKLSYVYFFPEWDWIVGTGLYMDDVNADMSYFVSILLFGCIFAIISFIVLGVYFANSVVNPLSVVCKSLLSTSDNFQIKCDVLKESGGHVKKFSTEQASSIQTTAAAISEITSMIGKTTDLTGTSVKLANAITSKAENGEVSMKNMITSMKSIQEASAKLTEIEKIIVEIETKTQVINKIVSKTELLSLNASIEAARAGEHGKGFSVVAEEVGNLAHMSGKSSNEIRALVQKSREQVQKILHETMEKVKEGQSRTEQVSSTFSEIVQGIKEINFQMGQVSDATREQEIGVKQISSAMGMLDQLAFKNSLESENSLKVTVEISDESKKLKEISETTEHVVYGDRKKT, translated from the coding sequence ATGTTTCAATCAAAAGGAATTAAATACAAAATATTATTTAGTTCTTTTTTATCAATTTTTATCTTTTCAATATTTTTAATTTGGGTCGCTAATATTTATTGGAACGTCTTACTCGATAATAAAAAAAAGAAACTGCAAAATATTGTTGAAATTGGAACAACTTTGGTTTCTTCTTATATGGCTCAAGAAAAAAGTGGTACAATTACAAGAGATGAAGCACAAAAAAGAGTTAAAGAAAATTTTAATGCGATTCGTTACGCTGGCAATGAGTATTTATTTGTCACTAACTCTTCAGCATACCAGGTATTAAATCCTGTTAAGCCTGAGCTGAGCGGAAAAAATATGTCAGAATTTAAAGACCCTACAGGCTTAAAACTTTATGTAGAAATTGCCAATGTCGCAAAAAAATCAGGATCAGGATTTGTTGAATACATGTTCCCTAAAGCGGGATCCTCAACACCTATCAAAAAGCTTTCTTATGTTTATTTTTTTCCAGAATGGGATTGGATAGTTGGTACAGGTTTGTATATGGATGATGTGAATGCAGACATGAGTTACTTTGTATCAATATTATTATTTGGATGCATTTTTGCTATTATTTCATTTATTGTTTTAGGTGTTTATTTTGCCAATTCGGTTGTAAATCCATTGTCAGTCGTATGCAAGTCGTTGTTAAGCACTTCTGATAATTTTCAAATAAAATGTGATGTGCTAAAAGAATCTGGTGGCCATGTAAAAAAATTCTCCACCGAACAAGCCTCATCAATTCAAACAACTGCCGCCGCTATTTCAGAAATTACAAGTATGATTGGTAAAACAACAGATTTAACAGGTACCTCAGTTAAGCTTGCCAATGCAATTACTTCTAAAGCGGAAAATGGTGAAGTATCCATGAAAAACATGATTACTTCGATGAAAAGTATTCAAGAAGCAAGTGCAAAATTAACAGAAATAGAAAAAATTATTGTAGAAATTGAAACCAAAACACAAGTTATTAATAAAATTGTCTCAAAAACAGAATTGTTATCATTGAATGCTTCCATTGAGGCTGCTCGTGCTGGAGAGCATGGAAAAGGGTTCTCTGTGGTTGCAGAAGAAGTGGGTAATTTGGCTCATATGAGTGGCAAATCATCAAATGAGATTCGTGCATTAGTTCAAAAAAGCCGTGAACAAGTGCAAAAAATCTTGCATGAGACTATGGAAAAGGTGAAGGAAGGGCAAAGCAGAACAGAACAGGTGTCTTCAACATTTTCTGAAATTGTTCAAGGGATTAAAGAAATAAATTTTCAAATGGGTCAGGTTTCTGATGCAACGCGTGAGCAAGAAATTGGGGTTAAACAAATTTCATCTGCAATGGGAATGCTCGATCAGTTAGCGTTTAAAAATTCATTAGAATCAGAAAACTCTTTAAAAGTGACTGTCGAAATTTCTGATGAATCAAAAAAACTTAAAGAAATTTCTGAGACAACAGAGCATGTTGTTTATGGGGATAGAAAAAAAACATAG